AAAAAAACAGGAAATCGTTCATCCAAGGATTCGGACTGTTTATTATCTGGGGTTTGTGCATTTGAAACAAATGCAGAAAAAACTAAAAGAAAAATGAGGGCTTTTTTAATCATTTTATTTAATGTCAAATCAATATCTTGAAGAGGTTTCTTCTCCGTTTACAATAGCTTTCGCTCCTGAAGTCCCTATTCGTTGGACCCCAAGTTCAATCATTTCCAATGCTTCTTTATAAGTTCGAACTCCTCCAGCAGCTTTTACAGGAAGTGGCGAGGCATTTTGAAGCATAATTTTAATAGAAGCCACAGTAGCTCCATTTGGCAAATTATTCTCCGTTTTATAAAATCCTGTTGATGATTTTATAAAAACAGAACTATAAGTATCTGCTTTAAAATTTAGAACCACCACATTTTTAATCAATGTAGTTAGTTCAGCAATTTGCACATCATTGAGTGCTGCCACTTCAATAATCCATTTTACTATTTTATTATTATCCAGTCCTAGTTGAGTGCCTTTTAAAATTTCATTTTTAACCAAGTCAACATCACCAGATTTGAAAGCTTCATAATTACAAACATAATCCAACTCATCAGCACCATTTTGAATACATTCAAGAGCTTCATCTAACTTTTTAACGATAGAAGATGTTCCTTCTGGAAAATCAATAACGGTTCCAATTGTAACTTTTGAATTAGCCTCAACAATCATTTTTTTTGCTAAAGAAACTCGGTCTGGGCGAATCATTATCAATTTAAAACCTTCTTCTATAGCTTCTTGAATAAAAAACTGAGCTACAACTTGGTTTTCGCTTTCATCTAAGCTGGCTTGACTATTTGTTTTCAAATAGGTAGAATCCAAATATTTTCTAATATCCATTGTCATTGTCACAATTTGAGAATTTAAAAACGTAAAATTACAGTATTCGAATGAAATGACATCTAACAAGTAGCAATAGAAACAAAAAACCCACCGAAGTGGGTCCTTATTTTTTTTATAGTGTATTAAATATATTGTATTTTATACAAATTGAAGTAACCAAAACAGCCAATCCTGCTCCAGTTAAATTAGCTACAACATCCAAAACATCTGCATGCCTTGTTGTAGTTACTAATTCTTGCAATATCTCTATACCTATTCCAAACAAGAATGAAAACACAAATGATATCAATAAAGGTTTGAATATATTATTAAATTTTAACTGCTTTCTAAAAAACAAAAACCAAACAAAAGTAAGCACAAAATGAAAAAAAGAATGAATACACTTATCTAGATTTG
The Flavobacterium sp. 5 DNA segment above includes these coding regions:
- the deoC gene encoding deoxyribose-phosphate aldolase, whose translation is MDIRKYLDSTYLKTNSQASLDESENQVVAQFFIQEAIEEGFKLIMIRPDRVSLAKKMIVEANSKVTIGTVIDFPEGTSSIVKKLDEALECIQNGADELDYVCNYEAFKSGDVDLVKNEILKGTQLGLDNNKIVKWIIEVAALNDVQIAELTTLIKNVVVLNFKADTYSSVFIKSSTGFYKTENNLPNGATVASIKIMLQNASPLPVKAAGGVRTYKEALEMIELGVQRIGTSGAKAIVNGEETSSRY
- a CDS encoding VanZ family protein; its protein translation is MKLIKSLSVPKYFLFLIALLWTGIVTYFCLIKSSDIPVINIPNLDKCIHSFFHFVLTFVWFLFFRKQLKFNNIFKPLLISFVFSFLFGIGIEILQELVTTTRHADVLDVVANLTGAGLAVLVTSICIKYNIFNTL